TTAGAAGACCTAAATTCAAGCCATTCGGTCCGATCGAACCGAAGTGCGGATTCGGTGCTGGATAAAAGTCGCCTTGTGGATTTGCGGGATAACCACCACCACCGGTGGGGTATGGCAATCCAAATGATACACCATATGTGGGTAGAATTTTACGCTTTATGAGCTCGATGGCTGCCAGATCGGGTATGCCAGTGCGCTGTACATGGTAAATGGTTTTGGGGAGGGATAAGTGAAAAATAGGAAATGAGTAAAATGGTAAGAGGTTTAGAGCGGATGGCGCGTGTGTGAGGTTTTTGTTTTGGCATGCTTAGTACGCGTGCGACTTGAAACCGAATGGAATGAATGCTTTGGCAGTGCAGTTAGAGATGGAGAGTTTTTAGTGTGATTAGTTACATTGAGAGCGCATCAAGTAATGTTGAAaccacaatatttcactttattcattttaaaaagtCTCCAGGTATTCACTTTGTTTGCGTCCAATTTGAACTATATATTTGTAAGTCGGTTTGAGTTGCTCGGGACGTGTATTGCGCAACGCGTAATGTGGTTCATGAGTGTGCTTGTGGAACGTAGTAGAGTGATGCGGCTATAACCTGTGCTGCCAATTAGTTTGTTatagatttttgtttatttttgcggTTGTTTAGAGACGAAATTAATCGGGTTACAATTAtcaaacaacataaaaatattagtaaaatagGATTTTCTGTTACACTTACCCCTTCAGCATCCAGCGGTAGATCGGCTGCACCATCGTCGGACTGCTTATCGTCGGCTGTCGCCTGACGTTTGCTGCGTTTACTCTCCTCatctttcttttctttattttcttcctttttaTCCTCGGTTGCGCTAACGGTCGCATTTGTTGCAGTTTCATCACCCAGAGCTTCAATGTCTTTACCCAAATTACGGGGATCGATGGCCAAAATCAAATCTTCTTTGCGTCCAATACGATCGGCAGCAGGGCATTGATTAAATGGCACACACTGGCAATCCACGATTTGTTGACGTGATGTATCGTATCCACCTTGGTATTGACCGCCCAAATTGTTGCCGATGCCGTTGTAACCGGCCGAAGTACCAATGCCGCCAAAGTTTTGTAACTCTTTCTTATAATAGTCGGGATTCTGACTGTGGTAGCTGCCGCTGGCCTGACCGAAGTTGTTGGATTGTCCGAAATTGCTCGATTGGCCGAAATTGTTTGATTGTGCAAATCCGCTCTGTCCGAAACCATTAGCGCCAGCATTTTGTTCGTAAATACCACCTTGACCACCAGGTATACCAGTTGGTTCGTAGACTTGTGGGCCAGCATTACCAAAGCTACCCAAACCTCCTGTAGGTTTGTAAAGGTCAGTGTTGGGTTTATCGTAGTTGCCGAAACTGTTAGCTGCCGCCTGTGAGAGCAAACCACCTTGTGAAGCACCGTTATAACCGGCATTGAATGCATTCGATTCGGTGAAACCACCTTGCGTTTGTGGTGTGAAGGAAGCCGATGATTGTGCAAGAGCCGAAAAGTCGGTGTTGATCGATTGGCCAGCACCAATTGGTATGGGTACTGTAGGCACCTTAGCGCTAGCATCACCGCCCTCGACATGGTGGAAATGGTGGTGCACATGTTGCTGCAAGCCACCGGCAGGCGCTGACACTGGTATGGCATTCAAATTACCAACAACTACTTTCGAAGACGAAGAGGATGCTGATGAGGCCGAAGACGACTGATGGGCATAGAAATTTGTTTGTGAGGAACCAGATGCCTGAATTTTCTCGCCGATGGGATTCTCAAAGGCATACGGTGGTGGTGCGTCGGAGTTGCCACTGTACACTGGACCTGGTGGTTTACTGCCATAAATAATAGCGCCGGGTGGAGGCTTGTTGAAGGTATTTGGACCTGTGGTACCGATAGCGGATGGTGGTGGATTTTCCAAATATGGGCCATTGTATACAGGACCGCCAGGACCCGATGGACGGAAAGGTGGTTTGTAAGCGCCTTCATAACCTACCTTACGTGGTGGTCCAAAGGAGTTCAAAGacgatggtggtggtggtggaggACGACTATTGAAATGGCCGGGTGGTGGCATAGGTCTGGCTGGTCCATATGGACCGCCACCAAATGATGATGGTGGTGGACCTTGTGCGTATATGGTTGAGTAGTAAGGACGTTTCTCTTCAACATCACAGCTCATTAGACCCAGTCCGCAAAGCTTATCGCGTATAAGATTGCGTGCTTGCAAATCGTCACCTTGTTGCAGCGCTTGATCGATATTACCATCGGCATACACTTGATCGTAATCACCTAAAATACGTCCTTCGCGTCGCGAATTGATAATCTGATCGATAATGGCATTGATGTCGGTATTCGTGTCGTTGCTGTAGATCGCTTCATGCACACCATAATTACGACCCTGCACCTCTACGGGCTGCACAGCGGCGGCATCTGATTTCTCAGATTCCGCCGAGCGTCTGCTGAGCATTGACTCCTTCGTGGGTTCCCAGTCGCCACCCCAAGCTGATTCCTCAGCATTGCTGAGAGCAGCGCCTGCCAGAAGTATGGCGGCCATAACAGCCAAATGATGTGTTAATCTCATAGTGCAGGCGTCTGTGCTGTAAaggggaaaaaataataaataaacgcatAATTAGTGATTGCGGCAAACGGCAATGAGGTAACAACTCAaatgtttcacaagttcaatgATTTGTACTACTCTTTCGCTGCTCACGCGTTTACCGTGCGCGTAGTGTGTTAATTAACCTAAATATTAATGATGGCGCTAGACAGATTTGTGGTCATTGTGCCACTTTGCAGCCGCCGCTGTTACTGTTGTTGCCGCGCTTTCGTAAAGATcaacaataaatattgtaaaagcaTTGCGGCAATTGCCAGCAACCGGTTTGCTGACTCTCTGTCATTGCCGCGGAGAGCTTAGCGCTCAGAGCGGCACAGCGCTGGCAGTGAGTCACGCTTGAGCTAGCAGTTGCTTGTGCGCGCTGTGGACGAAGCAAGGCGCGAAAGACTTTTACTTTCGTTTTAAGGTCGTTAGCTTGAAacgaaaaaagaaacacaacaacaacagcagcaagaaATTAACAATCGCGCGAGCAACTAACTGGTGTGATGTTGCAAGTCGCAAAAGTGGAGTGCGGATGTACTCCAGGTGCGAAGGCGCTGCTGTGCATTTCGTATATGTTATATTTACTCTTAGCTTCACCTCGACGCGGAGGAAGTGTAAACCGCGCGGACTGATGTAAGCGCTTAGGCTTGGCGCGGGAAGTCATTTgcataataagaaaagaaaacgTGAACTTTTTTGCACAACATGGTACCTACAAACAATGAGAGTTACGTGTGATTTGTGGATTAACTCCTTAAATGCAGCACAGTGCGAACGGCGGCGCTACATGTGTCAGAGCAAATCAGCGATTGCGCGCCGTGCCCGTCATGCGGTGCAAATGGCATAGGGGAGAAGTCGTGACTTTTTACTTGGCCTTGTTGCTTTGTGTTGCTTTTGTGTAAGACATTTCTTGTGTCTTACTTGAATGCGTCGGAGACCTGGATGACTTATGTTGCTTGACAATTTtcggttgttgttttttggcGTTGTTATGCAACGGACAAATGTCCAAATGTGTGCggctgtgtatgtgtttgtattgcCTGAGTGTGGGGGTTCAAGGCATCAAGCAGCTGGCGGTTTCACTGTCTATTTTT
This genomic stretch from Bactrocera dorsalis isolate Fly_Bdor chromosome 5, ASM2337382v1, whole genome shotgun sequence harbors:
- the LOC105234011 gene encoding uncharacterized protein LOC105234011 isoform X2, with translation MRLTHHLAVMAAILLAGAALSNAEESAWGGDWEPTKESMLSRRSAESEKSDAAAVQPVEVQGRNYGVHEAIYSNDTNTDINAIIDQIINSRREGRILGDYDQVYADGNIDQALQQGDDLQARNLIRDKLCGLGLMSCDVEEKRPYYSTIYAQGPPPSSFGGGPYGPARPMPPPGHFNSRPPPPPPSSLNSFGPPRKVGYEGAYKPPFRPSGPGGPVYNGPYLENPPPSAIGTTGPNTFNKPPPGAIIYGSKPPGPVYSGNSDAPPPYAFENPIGEKIQASGSSQTNFYAHQSSSASSASSSSSKVVVGNLNAIPVSAPAGGLQQHVHHHFHHVEGGDASAKVPTVPIPIGAGQSINTDFSALAQSSASFTPQTQGGFTESNAFNAGYNGASQGGLLSQAAANSFGNYDKPNTDLYKPTGGLGSFGNAGPQVYEPTGIPGGQGGIYEQNAGANGFGQSGFAQSNNFGQSSNFGQSNNFGQASGSYHSQNPDYYKKELQNFGGIGTSAGYNGIGNNLGGQYQGGYDTSRQQIVDCQCVPFNQCPAADRIGRKEDLILAIDPRNLGKDIEALGDETATNATVSATEDKKEENKEKKDEESKRSKRQATADDKQSDDGAADLPLDAEGRAYYGNRPVEKTCRVNEVCCRRPLRPAPQQQLGRCGTRNAAGITGRIKNPSYIDGDSEFGEYPWHVAILKKDPKESIYACGGTLIDAQHVITAAHCIKSQNGFDLRARLGEWDVNHDVEFFPYIERDVVSVHIHPEYYAGTLDNDLALLKLDHPVDFTKNPHISPACLPDKFSDFTGSRCWTTGWGKDAFGDHGKYQNILKEVDVPILSHHQCESQLRQTRLGYSYKLNPGFVCAGGEEGKDACKGDGGGPLVCERNGIWNVVGVVSWGIGCGQANVPGVYVRVSHYLDWIRQITQYYK
- the LOC105234011 gene encoding uncharacterized protein LOC105234011 isoform X1: MRLTHHLAVMAAILLAGAALSNAEESAWGGDWEPTKESMLSRRSAESEKSDAAAVQPVEVQGRNYGVHEAIYSNDTNTDINAIIDQIINSRREGRILGDYDQVYADGNIDQALQQGDDLQARNLIRDKLCGLGLMSCDVEEKRPYYSTIYAQGPPPSSFGGGPYGPARPMPPPGHFNSRPPPPPPSSLNSFGPPRKVGYEGAYKPPFRPSGPGGPVYNGPYLENPPPSAIGTTGPNTFNKPPPGAIIYGSKPPGPVYSGNSDAPPPYAFENPIGEKIQASGSSQTNFYAHQSSSASSASSSSSKVVVGNLNAIPVSAPAGGLQQHVHHHFHHVEGGDASAKVPTVPIPIGAGQSINTDFSALAQSSASFTPQTQGGFTESNAFNAGYNGASQGGLLSQAAANSFGNYDKPNTDLYKPTGGLGSFGNAGPQVYEPTGIPGGQGGIYEQNAGANGFGQSGFAQSNNFGQSSNFGQSNNFGQASGSYHSQNPDYYKKELQNFGGIGTSAGYNGIGNNLGGQYQGGYDTSRQQIVDCQCVPFNQCPAADRIGRKEDLILAIDPRNLGKDIEALGDETATNATVSATEDKKEENKEKKDEESKRSKRQATADDKQSDDGAADLPLDAEGRTGIPDLAAIELIKRKILPTYGVSFGLPYPTGGGGYPANPQGDFYPAPNPHFGSIGPNGLNLGLLNVNPLVSVQVQKTEFGDKVVKPLVNLHVTPNANIFLKVSELFKSKPEYIHNTHYHHHDHYSNFEHDHHSHPHAVTAPGPIYDASLPSATILDVIPSKPIYEHHSTVTAPASTIINTGFLHQQQHFATQHTSFGTTSSANFYPGPSAVAGHTSYPSTGGAHFGGPIPSGFGASGHGSAHFGASIPSGPGISNHGSAHFSGSIPSGFGASGHGANYYGGASSQPGYAIGYGSSGHGGEIFAGGHYNEYEERSSNLSVAFREPVEHSSKQHHLNTSDNRRGKSLRYEQSLRPIPTQAPGAAEGSDYVTFPRDRRRRDVVEHEEAAERRESVLARTVKAEQRAYYGNRPVEKTCRVNEVCCRRPLRPAPQQQLGRCGTRNAAGITGRIKNPSYIDGDSEFGEYPWHVAILKKDPKESIYACGGTLIDAQHVITAAHCIKSQNGFDLRARLGEWDVNHDVEFFPYIERDVVSVHIHPEYYAGTLDNDLALLKLDHPVDFTKNPHISPACLPDKFSDFTGSRCWTTGWGKDAFGDHGKYQNILKEVDVPILSHHQCESQLRQTRLGYSYKLNPGFVCAGGEEGKDACKGDGGGPLVCERNGIWNVVGVVSWGIGCGQANVPGVYVRVSHYLDWIRQITQYYK